The Gadus morhua chromosome 18, gadMor3.0, whole genome shotgun sequence DNA segment GGTCACCTGACGGGGGTCACCTGACGGGGGTCACCTGACGGGGGTCACCTGACGGGGGTCACCTGACGGGGTCAGGTGTACTCACAGAGGTGTCCGCAGCCAGCGGGGCAGTGCGGGCTGCTCTTCAGCCAGTGCATCATGTGCTCCAGGTGGCCGCCGTGGCTGCAGCCCTGGCACCAGACGAAGAGGCCCTTCACCACATGGTGGCACACGGCGCACACGCTGGCACACTGGTGGCAcctggtggaggggaggggaacagGTGAACACAGCGTCCGTACAGGATCAGCCCGACTGCGCTGTGAGGACGGCCGTTCTCACAGCGCAGTCGGGCTGATCCAGATTACAATCCCTAGAGTTGAACACAACACTGGAAACGGAGAATGGAAAAAAAGTCAGTTTCTAAAATTGCCTCCAGCAAATAATTGATTACTGAGCTAAATGAGGGCAGGATGGTAGCGGCTGCAGGATGGTAGCAGCGGTTCAAAGGTTCCGTGTTCGATCCCTGAGTAaggctgctatccatttggatggtacgctggtatgaacgaccagcttcagcgagaacgtgacgtatttcccttgctccagccttccagtttgccatttgtgttttctgtcgggccacgagggggagtagtagcaggctagtcatcattagcaacatagcctccttagcaaaccagcttcaaaacaaaactttacattgaattgcacgcaaagcaagaccgtgcaatgcatatattggtgaccggattaaagcagcaatgaaatcaagtgtgtaagaggttttaaaaacgacattaaaaccaccaatgtggtacaaatagaaagaaaatacatctcatcccccattaactatgggcgcagccatcttctttgcgagttgtacagctctgctcgctctaccttgaaagcgacgagatactacgaccaaaagggggcgtgcctcagtgaaatgccgcaagaaagctgtgagatttgcgactttaccacttcgtaaatccaaatggatagcagcataaccCATGTCTACATCACGGTCCTCTATTGGAGTTTGAGGGCGGGGTCTTACCGGTCGCACACCCAGCCCCGGTTGCTCATTGGCCGCTTGCAGTTGCTGCAGTTGACGTGCAGCGTGGTGGAGGTCTGGTTCAGACATGTGATGGCGCCGCAGGTGCTGAGCTTGATCACCTCGTTGGACACGTTCCACAGCTCGAACCGCTGCAGCAGGTCAATGTACGACGTGTACCAGTGCTCCTGGGGGGGGACGCAACCTCATTACGGCCTGGGGGAGGGCACCCAGCTCAGCTCACTCCTCACCCCCGCTCACTCCTCACCCCCGctcactcctcccccccgctcactcctcccccccgctcactcctccccccagctcactcctccccccagctcactcctcaccccagctcactcctcaccccagctcactcctcacccccgctcactcctccccccagctcactcctcccccccgctcactcctccccccagctcaCTCCTCGGCCCAGCTCACTCCTCGGCCCAGCTCACTCCTCGGCCCAgctcactcctccccccagctcaCTCCTCGGCCCAgctcactcctccccccagctcaCTCCTCGGCCCAGCTCACTCCTCACCCCAGCTCACTCCTCACCCCCGCTCCCTGCTCACCTGCGTCAGGTCGTCGATCTCCTTGCGGATGCGCTCTCCCAGCACGATGAGCACCGACACGGCCATCTGCACGTCGCCCTGCTCGGCGTAGTAGCGCAGCATGTCGCGCACCACGGGGCAGAAGAAGCCGGCCGGCAGGTGGGCCGTGTACAGCGGCTGCGAGGCCGAGATGAGCGAGCAGGACTCGATGGGCGTGAGGCAGGTGGCCTCCGCCTCGCCCCCGCTCACGTGGGGAGACTCGGCCTTGTCCTGCTGCAGGGGCTCAGGGGCCGACGGGTTGTCCAGGATCTCGTGGCGCAGGGGGAAGGCCTCCTGGGGCAGCGTGTACTCCTGGTCCTCTGGGGGGGAACGGGAGACCCTCAACGAGGAGAACCTCAACGAGGAGACCCTCAGTGAGGAGACCCTCAACGAGGAGACCCTCAACGAGGAGACCCTCAGTGAGGAGACCCTCAACGAGGAGACCCTCAACGAGGAGAACCTCAACGAGGAGACCCTCGACGAGGAAAAGCTCAGTGAGGAGACGGAGGCTGAAGGAGGCTGACCTGCTGGAGGCTGACCTGACGGACACTGACCTGCTGGAGGCTGACCATACGAAGACTGACGGAGGCTGACCTGACGGAGGCTGAGGACACTGACCTGCTGGAGGCTGACCATACGAAGACTGACGGAGGCTGACCTGACGGAGGCTGAGGACACTGACCTGCTGGAGGCTGACCATACGAAGACTGACGGAGGCTGACCTGACGGAGGCTGAGGACACTGACCTGCTGGGTTATCGTGCTCCACAGAGTACAGGTCGTCGTCGTCGAGCTCTGCGTCTCCGAACATGTACTCGGCCTGGCCGTCGCTGCCCTCCGTCTCCTCGTTGTCTGCAACAGACCATAATATCCACCTCGGGGTTAGGGCGGGGCACTCAGGTGTGTTCCCATGCGGGCGCGGGGGCGTGTCCTACCGTCGTTGTTGCTGATGTGGGAGGTCCCTGGCTCCAGGTGGGCGGCGTCCGACCGCCCCTCCTTCCCCCGGTCTGCCGGACACGCCCCCATGTCCGGACACGCCCCCATGTCCGGACACGCCCCCATGTCCTTCATGCTGAAGCTacaggagcagagagcagacgtTGGCTACAGGAGCAGAGCTACAGcaacacagagctacaggagcacagagctacaggagcacagagctacaggaacacagagctacaggaacacagagctacaggagcacagagctacaggaacacagagctacaggagcacagagctacaggagcagagctacaggagcacagagctacaggagcacagagctacaggagcacagagctacaggagcacagagctacaggagcacagagctacaggagcacagagctacaggagcagagctacaggagcacagagctacaggaacacagagctacaggagcacagagctacaggaacacagagctacaggagcacagTGCTACAGcaacacagagctacaggaacacagagctacaggaacacagagctacaggagcacagagctacaggaacacagagctacaggagcacagTGCTACAGcaacacagagctacaggaacacagagctacaggaacacagagctacaggagcacagagctacaggagcacagagctacaggagcacagagctacaggagcacagagctacaggaacacagagctacaggagcacagagctacaggaacacagagctacaggagcacagagctacaggagcagagctacaggagcacagagctacaggagcacagagctacaggagcacagagctacaggagcacagagctacaggagcacagagctacaggagcacagagctacaggagcagagctacaggagcacagagctacaggaacacagagctacaggagcacagagctacaggaacacagagctacaggagcacagTGCTACAGcaacacagagctacaggaacacagagctacaggaacacagagctacaggagcacagagctacaggaacacagagctacaggagcacagTGCTACAGcaacacagagctacaggaacacagagctacaggaacacagagctacaggagcacagagctacaggagcacagagctacaggagcacagagctacaggagcacagagctacaggaacacagagctacaggagcacagagctacaggagcacagagctacaggagcacagagctacaggaacacagagctacaggagcacagagctacaggagcacagagctacaggagcacagagctacaggagcacagagctacaggagcacagagctacaggaacacagagctacaggagcacagagctacaggagcacagagctacaggagcacagagctacaggagcacagagctacaggagcacagagctacaggagcacagagctacagcaacacagagctacagcaacacagagctacaggagcacagagctacaggagcacagagctacaggagcagagctacaggaacacagagctacaggagcacagagctacaggaacacagctacaggaacacagagctacaggaacacagagctacaggaacacagagctacaggaacacagagctacaggagcacagagctacaggaacacagagctacaggagcacagagctacaggaacacagagctacaggagcacagagctacaggagcacagagctacaggagcacagagctacaggagcacagagctacaggagcacagagctacaggaacacagagctacaggagcacagagctacaggagcacagagctacaggaacacagagctacaggagcacagagctacaggagcacagagctacaggagcacagagctacaggaacacagagctacaggagcacagagctacaggaacacagagctacaggaacacagagctacaggagcacagagctacaggagcagaGCTACAGcaacacagagctacaggagcacagTGCTACAGcaacacagagctacaggagcagaGCTACACCGAGCTACAGcaacacagagctacaggaacaGAGCTACGGGAACACCGAGCTACAGgaacagagctacaggagcagaGCTACACCGAGCTACAGcaacacagagctacaggagcacagagctacaggagcacagagctacaggagcacagagctacaggagcagaGCTACAGGAACAGAGCTACAGcaacacagagctacaggagcagagctacaggagcacagagctacaggagcagaGCTACACAGAGCTACAGCAACACAGAGCTACAGCAACTCAGAGCTACAGAACACAGAGCTACGGcaacacagagctacaggagcacagagctacagCAACACAGAGCTACACAGAGctacacagagctacaggagtaGAGCTACAGCAACAAAGAGCTACAGCAGCACAGAGCAGACATGCAGCGGCGCCATCCACAGGACCCTGGTGGTACTGGAGGCGTACCTGTTCATCAGAGGCAGCGTGCCCAGCTTGGCGCTGAGGTTGGGGTTGGCCGGGTCGGAGAACATGATGCGGACCATGGTCCACGTGGTGGAGACCTGTACCACGGGGAAGGGGAAACAAGGTCCGTTATCCGTTGACGATGCCGACAGAAGCAGCCTgaggcggcggggggcgggtggggggcggggctgacctGAGGCCGGTTCAGCTCCTTGGCCACCTTGGCGTTGTGGTCGCACAGCTCGGCGAAGGGCTTCCCGCTGAGCAGGTAAAGGCGCGCCGTCTGGGAGAACCAGTCCATGCGGCCGCTCTCCAGGCCGGTCTCGAAGACGCTGAGGGCGCTGGACACATGGGCGAACTGCTCCGTGAGGTCCGGCTTCTTGAAGAAGAAGATGGGGTAGCGGCGGTCCCCGCCGGGGTAGGGCTTCCTGTTGGCGTCGCTGCTGATCAGGCTCTCCTTGGCGGCGAAGGCCAGGTCTCCAAACAGGCCGAAGCAGAGTCCCTCGGGGTTGGCCTTGTCCACGGGCCGGCTGGCGTCCTTGAACATGTGCTGGTACAGCGTGCTGTCCTTGGAGCCCGACAGCAGGAAGTGGGGGTCGTGCTGGTGGCGCCAGGCGATGCCCGTGGTCACGTCCTTGTGCTCCTCGAAGGTGGCGAAGGGGATGAAGGGCCGGCGGACGTCCCACACGTAGATGTTGTGGTCCACCATCATGGAGCAGGTGGCCAGGTGCCACTTCCTTTCCGGGCGCCACTTGACGCGCGCCACGGAGGCGATGGTCTGCACGCAGTGGATCTCCTTGGCCCGCGTGGTGCTCATGTCCCACACCTTCACCATCTTGTCCCGGCCGCCGGTGGCCAGCCATCCCCTGCAGACGGAACACACTTTGAGCCACAGGATCCACAACACATTCTCACGCTTACCTGCACAGAGGTAGAGGCGCACAGAGACACTTACttactgacacagacacagacacagacacacagacagtctgTCTTCATTCACCCCCCGAGGAGAAGGGAGCGTGATAGCATCACACAACGGTACAAATAGCTAATTATAgtaaaatgaatgaatcaacaatacaaatatacacactgGGGTTAATCTGTACCAAAAGCAACACCAATGGTCGTTGGCTGTGGTAAGGAGGACTCACCGGTCGTCGGGGTGCCAGTCGCAGCAGAACACGGGCCCGTTGTGGGCGGTGAACATCCTCTCGTAGCGGTCCGGCCGCCGGATGTCCCACAGCTGCACGTTCCCGTTCTCAAAGGAGGCCGCGAAGGTGAAGTACTCCTTCATACTGAACTGGACGTCCCTCACGCTCTCAGACTGACCTGGGGACAGCAGGGCACCGGTCAGCCATCACAGTACTACAACGCGCCATGTGCCGCTTTATTGACTGCATACGACCAATGGCTGCTAGGCAGCACATCGCGTTCTGATCCTGACACAACTGTTTTGTTGAGGCTAAAATACCATGTTTCATCGATATTATGAAACCGATCCAGAGACGCTGAGTTTGAGCGGTGCTGTGGTATCGTCCCTCCACCACGGCCGAGCGCAGGGCGGCCGTACCTGAGAAGGTGCTGACGGACTCCTTCTTGCGCAGGTCGAAGCACTTCATGAAGCCGTCCTGCGAGCCGCTGAGCAGCATGTACACCTCGCTGGGGTGGAAGCACACCTTGTTGACGGTGCGCTTGTGCTCCGTGAACAGCTGGTCCTGCTTGTTGCGCGACGGCTTGCCCAGGTTCCAGGTGACCACGGCGCCgttggtggcggcggtggccaGCAGGTTCTCCTCCATCTGGTGCCACATCACGTCGGCGCAGCTGAAGTTGAGCGAGGGCTTGCGGCCCACGCGCAGGTTCAGCTTCTCCACGAACTGCTCGTCCTCCAGCGCGTAGATCTTGAAGATGTTGCGGCCGGCCACCACCACCTGCGAGGCGTCGCGGCACACGCTGATGGCGTTGGCGGGCGCGTCCAGGTGGCAGAACATGGTGCGCCCGCTGACggcgccgccgcctccgcccaGAGCCGTGGAGACCCGGGACATCTTCTCCATGGTCCTGGGGGGGGTCGGTGAGCCAAAGGTACAGACCAGCAACACACGACCAGGCACCTGCACCGGCTAGCACTGACTCACTACATCAGAGAACCCCACATTGAACCAGGGGATGAAGACAGGGAAACCCTTTAGATTATGAATGACAGCGTCACGTGGAAACAGACACTTTGCTTAGGTCATCACATCCTCATCTATTGGGccaccagcagagggcgcaGAGGAGCAACATCACGGGCAGGAATAGATTCTGAAACAATGCAAGGTTACCCTGTGATAGCTCCAGAAATAGACTCACTTGACGCAGTGTTTGTAGTTTCAGGAACAGAGGTTTCTCCGGGTAGACCAGCGCTGACAGCTGCACACCATGCAACATGTTAAGGAAAATGCATTAGGACTAATACTAAAAACGTACAGCTCTTTCCCCTCTATGGTCCATAATCTAAAACCCAAGCAGAAAGTGCCTAGAGTTGGTCCTTATAATAATTCTGTATATACTAATTAATTGTGAGTACACAGTAGACACAAATACTCTTCCCTTACCTAGGGATAGATGATGTTTATCACATCATCCGCGTCCCATGGCGGCTGGTTCGGTTCCTCATCCTCAAGACGCACTGATTGTGGTGGACAAGAGGGGACTTCTATATTATACGATCAGCGACGGAATGAGAGGAATGTTAGTGACAGTCAGAGACTTTTAATTCAGGGAATTAAGGGAAACCAGGCGCTGAATAAACGAATTAAAAATCTTTAATTGTCAAGAAATGAAGTGGATTTATGTCGCATTGGCCGATGCATAAAGTGACTTGTTGAGGACAGGTATAACTTCTGAAGGTAGAAGACCAGACGTTTTGTTCTGCTGCTTTGAGGAACACGAGACCGGAAGGAGCTACGCGAtgtgatgctaatgctaatgttgTGATGCTAATGTTAGCTCGGTGCGTGTAGCCAGCTAGTGCTGCTGATAAACACTGCTTTACATGGCTTACATTAAGGGTGcaatcatgtgtgtttgtatatatgtctGATATGTATTTTTTCGATAATAGTAATAATGTAGAATATTTATAGATAAATCGTTTAAGTTCTTCAGATAACTAACCTTTTGAAACTGTTTCTCACTGCACAGCCGGAAATAGTATTTCGTGTCCAGCTCTCGCGAGATTACGGTATGTGATCACAAAACAAACGTGACAAAACAAACGTAGTACAGTATTATTAGTAGGAGTATTATCTACATTGGGTGCACTTTATCATACGCGATCCAtgataaaatattttattcaaGAGAATAAATCTGTACCACTTTGTAGAGATTAAACCGAAAGTTCCCCTTTTTAGAGGTAAAATGAAACTCGtgttgcactgaatacattttTAACTGTAAATGTAGTGTTTAAATAATGTCTATAACGTTCTGAAGTATTTTTTAAAGCAATAGCATCGTAGTTGTTTACCATTTGATACCATCACCAGGCTATGGTTTTAATAATGTAACTGTGTGTAACTGCGTAGCCATGAGCAGGTCCAGTCTGTTCGCGTGTGAGGACCCGGACCGGTGGAGGAGGGTCTACGACCAATACTGGGACGTGGTGGAGGCCAAGTCCGCAGTGAAAGGAAAAAAGTCTGGAAAACTTCAACCCCTTGAAAAGTGgtaattataatattaataattctaAATATCAAAAGGAAACAATGTGTCAGACCccaacttaaaggttgggtatggaattctcttttttggccatttttgcaaaattacttgaaatccttatcataacccacttacagccactgagttagaagtactgacatgaaaattaaagaaGTCATTCATCTGTGGAACgtgcagggctcgaaaaactccagccaatgatttccagacccaccgagtggcattggacagcaagtacgtcaatcaaactcTCGTACTGCGTGACCCCTcccccgcgcgaccccttcgtgctcgtactcaaagctcgtgacccagagcaagcttctgtttgttgatatcctgcggtagctactggagctagctaactagctaatggctcgctctcatgcatctgtgttcgctcgtgcatgactgcgcgtccatgtacttggaatgggtggagtcagagtcagcgttgaaggagagggggtaggaccatttgagttgtgtattttcaaaatctgctggagtttcgcaaatcccatacccaacctttaaacatGAGTATGAGAGATGGATGAGTCCAGTGAGGCTCAGatgttcccccctccccctccccctccccctcctcctcctcctcctcctcctcctccaggtatcAGGAGCAGCTGCCCGCACTCATCTCCAGCCGGTCTGAGAGATACGTGACCCATCCAGAGCTGGTGAAGCTCATGGAATGGAAGCTGACTGTAAGTGGAGCATCGAGCCTGACTCCCTGATCTAACCATAAACAAGAGAGTCTCTAAGACCCTGGGGCCTCACTGAGGGACCTCCATCTCTGTCCCCAAATGgggacctccacctctctctcagggacctccacctctctgcccCCAGAGGgggacctccacctctctctcaggGGCCTCCACCTGTCTGACAgtgacctccacctctctctcagtgagctccacctctctgtcagggacctccacctctccctcagtgacctccacctctctcagtgacctccacctctctctctgtgacctctacctctctctcagtgacctccacctctctgtcagtgacctccacctctctgtcagtgacctccacctctccctcagtgacctccacctctctcagtgacctccacctctccctcagtgacctccacctctctctcagtgacctccacctctctctcagtgacctccacctctctgtcagtgacctccacctctctctcagggacctccacctctctgcccCCAGAGGgggacctccacctctctcaggGGCCTCCACCTGTCTGACAGTGACCTCCACCTTTctctcagtgacctccacctctctctcggtgacctccacctctctgtcagtgacctccacctctctgtcagtgacctccacctgtctcagtgacctccacctctctgcccCCAGAGGGGGTCCTTCCGGCCgcggctgcagcagctgctggcgtccaacgcggcggcggcggtggagctCTGCTCCCGGAAggccttctccctcctccccgacGTCCGCGCCGCCATCGCAGAGCTCAGTGCCCTGAAGGCCGTCGGCCCGGCAACCGCCTCCGGTACCGTAAGGGGGGGGTCCGAGGTCTCCACCAATCACGTTCTCCCCCAGCTGCCCACAGTCGGTCTCGCTTTAGCCAATGGCTGCTCCGTGTTTCCTGAttggtcctctcctctccagcggTGCTGGCGGCCGGGTGCCCGGAGCACGCCGCCTTCATGTCCGACGAGGGGGTGGGAAGCGTGCCCGGACTCACCCCCATCCAGTACACCGCCCGGCACTACCACCGCTACCTGGACCGCCTGCTGGAGCGCACCGCCCAGCTCAACC contains these protein-coding regions:
- the wdr24 gene encoding GATOR2 complex protein WDR24, which encodes MEKMSRVSTALGGGGGAVSGRTMFCHLDAPANAISVCRDASQVVVAGRNIFKIYALEDEQFVEKLNLRVGRKPSLNFSCADVMWHQMEENLLATAATNGAVVTWNLGKPSRNKQDQLFTEHKRTVNKVCFHPSEVYMLLSGSQDGFMKCFDLRKKESVSTFSGQSESVRDVQFSMKEYFTFAASFENGNVQLWDIRRPDRYERMFTAHNGPVFCCDWHPDDRGWLATGGRDKMVKVWDMSTTRAKEIHCVQTIASVARVKWRPERKWHLATCSMMVDHNIYVWDVRRPFIPFATFEEHKDVTTGIAWRHQHDPHFLLSGSKDSTLYQHMFKDASRPVDKANPEGLCFGLFGDLAFAAKESLISSDANRKPYPGGDRRYPIFFFKKPDLTEQFAHVSSALSVFETGLESGRMDWFSQTARLYLLSGKPFAELCDHNAKVAKELNRPQVSTTWTMVRIMFSDPANPNLSAKLGTLPLMNSFSMKDMGACPDMGACPDMGACPADRGKEGRSDAAHLEPGTSHISNNDDNEETEGSDGQAEYMFGDAELDDDDLYSVEHDNPAEDQEYTLPQEAFPLRHEILDNPSAPEPLQQDKAESPHVSGGEAEATCLTPIESCSLISASQPLYTAHLPAGFFCPVVRDMLRYYAEQGDVQMAVSVLIVLGERIRKEIDDLTQEHWYTSYIDLLQRFELWNVSNEVIKLSTCGAITCLNQTSTTLHVNCSNCKRPMSNRGWVCDRCHQCASVCAVCHHVVKGLFVWCQGCSHGGHLEHMMHWLKSSPHCPAGCGHLCEYT
- the zgc:112496 gene encoding uncharacterized protein zgc:112496, with protein sequence MSRSSLFACEDPDRWRRVYDQYWDVVEAKSAVKGKKSGKLQPLEKWYQEQLPALISSRSERYVTHPELVKLMEWKLTRGSFRPRLQQLLASNAAAAVELCSRKAFSLLPDVRAAIAELSALKAVGPATASAVLAAGCPEHAAFMSDEGVGSVPGLTPIQYTARHYHRYLDRLLERTAQLNQADPERDWTPHRAERCLWAWAVAGRLQLPLLEEQGGGGEGRSPEADERPTKKRRTD